From Ruminococcus sp. HUN007, a single genomic window includes:
- the rplP gene encoding 50S ribosomal protein L16 yields MLLPKRVKYRRVHRGRMTGKAYRGNKVSNGEYGLQALQPAWITSNQIEAARIAMTRYIKRNGKVWIKLFPDKPVTKKALGTRMGSGKGAPEYWVAVVKPGRVMFEIAGVTEEQAREAMRLAMHKLPIKCKFVAKETEGGEQ; encoded by the coding sequence ATGCTACTTCCAAAGAGAGTTAAATACCGTCGTGTCCACAGAGGACGTATGACAGGTAAGGCATATCGCGGAAACAAAGTATCAAACGGTGAATACGGTTTACAGGCTCTTCAGCCAGCTTGGATCACATCCAACCAGATCGAAGCAGCCCGTATCGCAATGACACGTTATATAAAGCGTAACGGTAAGGTTTGGATCAAGTTATTCCCAGACAAGCCGGTTACAAAGAAGGCACTTGGAACTCGAATGGGTTCTGGTAAGGGTGCACCTGAATACTGGGTAGCAGTAGTTAAGCCAGGCAGAGTAATGTTCGAAATCGCCGGCGTAACAGAAGAGCAGGCAAGAGAAGCTATGCGTCTCGCTATGCACAAGCTCCCTATCAAGTGCAAGTTCGTAGCTAAAGAAACAGAGGGAGGCGAGCAGTAA